The following proteins come from a genomic window of Corallococcus sp. NCRR:
- a CDS encoding VOC family protein: MKLNHLDLQVPDVQATARFFTRYCGFTSHAKNHDSPAIAMLGGTDGFVLILQRRKRDSDVFPEDFHVGFLQDSEAPVLAFHERVKADGLEVSDVIRNNRGTLVYCRAPGGILVEVSCRP; this comes from the coding sequence CGTCCAGGCCACCGCCCGCTTCTTCACGCGCTACTGCGGCTTCACGTCGCACGCGAAGAACCATGACTCGCCCGCCATCGCCATGCTCGGCGGGACGGATGGCTTCGTGCTCATCCTCCAGCGCCGCAAGCGCGACTCCGACGTCTTCCCCGAGGACTTCCACGTCGGCTTCCTCCAGGACTCCGAAGCCCCCGTGCTCGCCTTCCATGAGCGCGTGAAGGCGGACGGCCTGGAGGTGTCCGACGTCATCCGCAACAACCGGGGCACCCTCGTCTACTGCCGCGCCCCGGGCGGCATCCTCGTGGAGGTGAGCTGCCGCCCCTGA